One Thalassotalea atypica DNA window includes the following coding sequences:
- a CDS encoding GNAT family N-acetyltransferase — MRTDKNITYQAMSPADLEQIIRLGNHVHGDGYLTQENAKAWFEKGLSGNINAGFVAYDDKKLVGFRLTYATNNWHIDQWCSPELWQASQERVCYFKCNTVDEQYRGYGIGSELLRLSIEAAQQQGAVAGVSHLWKQSPGNSAVKYFTKCGGQLVKLHPDKWREDALNGYDCILCGNDCHCEAAEMIIYFDDK; from the coding sequence ATGCGAACAGATAAAAACATCACCTACCAAGCAATGAGCCCAGCAGATTTGGAACAAATAATTAGGCTTGGAAATCACGTCCATGGAGACGGTTACTTAACCCAAGAAAACGCAAAAGCTTGGTTTGAAAAAGGCCTAAGTGGAAACATCAATGCAGGCTTCGTTGCTTACGATGATAAAAAGCTAGTTGGTTTTAGGCTAACTTATGCCACAAATAATTGGCATATCGACCAGTGGTGCAGCCCGGAACTATGGCAGGCATCTCAAGAACGTGTGTGTTATTTTAAGTGTAATACGGTAGATGAGCAGTACAGAGGATATGGCATAGGCAGCGAACTCTTACGTTTATCGATTGAAGCAGCTCAACAACAAGGCGCAGTTGCAGGTGTCAGCCATTTGTGGAAACAAAGTCCAGGTAACAGCGCCGTTAAGTATTTTACAAAATGTGGTGGCCAATTGGTGAAATTACACCCTGACAAGTGGCGTGAAGACGCACTGAACGGTTATGACTGCATATTATGCGGTAATGATTGCCATTGTGAAGCAGCTGAAATGATCATCTATTTTGATGACAAGTGA
- a CDS encoding GNAT family N-acetyltransferase, with the protein MKVLETSRLQMELMTKDDAQLLFELDQDPEVMRYINGGKMTSMEDIHQRFIPRLESFTDIEKGWGLWKVIITESNTFIGWVLVRPMDYFTDNPQWRNLELGWRFMQKSWGKGYATEAAQHIMNALLNETAIDSVCAIAVEDNLGSINIMKKLGMEYVKTYLHEDPLGDMDVVYYLKKK; encoded by the coding sequence ATGAAAGTACTAGAGACTTCACGCCTACAGATGGAATTGATGACAAAAGATGATGCTCAGTTGTTATTTGAACTCGACCAAGATCCAGAGGTGATGCGTTATATCAACGGGGGCAAAATGACCTCAATGGAAGATATTCACCAACGTTTTATTCCTCGACTTGAAAGCTTTACTGATATTGAAAAAGGTTGGGGGCTGTGGAAAGTCATCATTACAGAGTCGAATACTTTTATCGGCTGGGTGTTAGTTCGACCAATGGATTACTTTACTGATAACCCACAATGGCGAAATCTGGAATTAGGCTGGCGCTTTATGCAAAAATCTTGGGGGAAAGGTTACGCTACTGAAGCTGCGCAGCACATCATGAATGCCTTGCTCAACGAAACAGCGATAGACTCAGTTTGCGCCATTGCAGTTGAAGACAACTTAGGCTCGATTAATATCATGAAAAAGTTAGGCATGGAATACGTAAAAACCTATTTGCACGAAGATCCGCTAGGCGATATGGATGTTGTTTATTACTTAAAGAAAAAATAA
- a CDS encoding M3 family metallopeptidase, with protein sequence MNKSRLFTAMLMSGMLFACNSETSTSAASVATDTVEQVSTINNATEATAEEKAKSLLLAAWTGPFQGVPAFDQVSIAGLKAALEEGMALNLAEIDVIANNTDAPTFENTIVEMERSGSVLRRIYSYYGIWSANRSTPEFRDIQREMAPKLSAFNTKINQNEALFQRISAVRNGEEFKTLRSDQQRLATLVYDGFARNGATLNGEDKKRYGEINNRLAQLHTKFSSNVLADEENYVLYLTKEQLGGLPESVVQVAASAATARDKDGQYAITNTRSSMDPFLTYSTERELRQKVWETYYNRGDNGDEFDNNELIKEILTLRHERVGLLGYDNYASWRLEDRMAKKPENAIKLMEAVWPAAIARVDEEVADMLAIGQKEDGIKAVKPWDYRYYAEKVRKAKYDLDSNEVKEYLQLNKLREAMFYVAGRLFNFSFAEVTDGSVPVFHEDVRVWEVTDKTSGDHIGLWYLDPFARQGKRSGAWATTYRSHTTINGKTNVLSSNNSNFSKGPEGQPSLISWDDAETYFHEFGHALHFLASNVDYPTLNGGVRDYTEFQSQLLERWLTTDEVIDNYLIHYKTGKPMPADLVQKIKNAATFNEGFKTTEYLASAIIDMKLHTVNPKGLDPDAFERDELNKLGLPSQIVMRHRTPHFGHVFSGEGYSAAYYGYMWAEVLTSDASEAFEEAEGGYYDKNVAAKLVKHLFSVRNAVDPAEAYRAFRGRDAVVDALMRDRGFPVKSQE encoded by the coding sequence ATGAATAAATCAAGATTGTTTACCGCCATGCTTATGTCTGGCATGTTATTCGCGTGTAATTCTGAAACGTCAACAAGTGCTGCGTCAGTAGCTACGGACACTGTCGAACAAGTAAGCACCATTAATAATGCGACTGAAGCAACGGCTGAAGAAAAAGCAAAATCATTACTACTAGCTGCGTGGACCGGTCCATTCCAAGGTGTTCCAGCTTTTGATCAAGTCTCTATTGCAGGCCTAAAAGCGGCACTGGAAGAGGGTATGGCACTTAATTTGGCCGAAATTGACGTGATTGCCAACAACACAGATGCCCCTACATTTGAAAACACTATCGTTGAGATGGAGCGTTCAGGTAGTGTTTTACGTCGAATTTATAGTTACTACGGTATCTGGAGCGCTAATCGTTCAACACCGGAATTTAGAGATATTCAACGCGAAATGGCACCTAAGTTATCAGCGTTTAACACCAAGATTAATCAAAACGAAGCATTGTTCCAGCGTATTTCTGCAGTTCGCAATGGTGAAGAATTCAAAACACTACGTTCAGATCAGCAGCGTTTGGCTACACTCGTTTACGATGGTTTTGCTCGTAATGGCGCGACCTTAAATGGTGAAGATAAGAAGCGTTATGGCGAAATCAATAATCGCCTTGCGCAACTACACACAAAATTCTCAAGCAACGTACTGGCAGATGAAGAAAACTACGTACTTTACTTAACCAAAGAACAGCTAGGTGGTTTACCTGAGTCAGTTGTGCAAGTAGCAGCATCGGCAGCAACGGCGCGCGATAAAGATGGTCAATACGCGATCACCAACACGCGTTCATCAATGGACCCATTTTTAACTTATTCAACTGAACGTGAATTACGTCAGAAAGTCTGGGAAACTTATTACAACCGTGGCGATAACGGTGATGAATTTGATAACAATGAATTGATCAAAGAAATTCTAACCTTACGCCATGAACGAGTTGGTCTTTTAGGATATGACAACTACGCTTCATGGCGCTTAGAAGATCGCATGGCGAAAAAGCCTGAAAATGCCATTAAACTTATGGAAGCGGTATGGCCTGCAGCCATTGCCCGTGTTGATGAAGAAGTGGCTGATATGCTTGCCATTGGTCAAAAAGAAGATGGCATTAAAGCAGTTAAACCTTGGGATTATCGTTACTACGCTGAGAAAGTGCGTAAAGCAAAATATGACTTAGATTCAAATGAAGTAAAAGAATACCTACAACTGAACAAACTACGTGAAGCGATGTTCTATGTTGCTGGCCGCTTATTTAACTTCAGCTTTGCTGAAGTGACTGACGGCTCTGTTCCAGTATTCCATGAAGATGTTAGAGTGTGGGAAGTGACAGATAAAACCTCTGGCGATCACATCGGTTTATGGTATTTAGACCCATTTGCACGTCAAGGAAAACGTTCGGGGGCGTGGGCAACAACTTATCGTAGTCATACTACCATCAACGGTAAAACTAATGTCTTAAGTTCAAACAACTCAAACTTCAGTAAAGGCCCAGAGGGTCAACCATCGCTTATTTCGTGGGATGATGCAGAAACTTACTTCCACGAGTTTGGACACGCACTTCATTTCTTAGCGTCAAATGTTGATTACCCAACATTAAACGGCGGTGTACGTGATTACACGGAATTTCAATCTCAATTACTTGAACGCTGGTTGACAACAGACGAAGTGATCGACAACTACCTGATTCACTATAAAACAGGTAAGCCAATGCCCGCAGATTTAGTCCAAAAAATTAAGAATGCGGCAACGTTTAATGAAGGATTTAAAACTACGGAATACTTAGCTTCGGCGATTATCGACATGAAACTTCATACCGTTAACCCTAAAGGTCTAGACCCGGATGCGTTCGAACGTGACGAATTAAACAAATTGGGATTACCTTCTCAAATTGTCATGCGTCACAGAACACCGCATTTTGGTCATGTTTTCAGTGGTGAAGGTTATTCTGCCGCATATTACGGTTACATGTGGGCAGAAGTACTAACTTCTGATGCAAGTGAAGCATTTGAAGAAGCGGAAGGTGGTTACTACGATAAAAATGTGGCCGCTAAGTTGGTGAAGCATTTATTCAGCGTTCGTAATGCCGTAGATCCTGCTGAAGCGTATCGCGCTTTCCGAGGCCGTGATGCGGTGGTTGATGCCCTAATGCGTGACCGAGGTTTTCCTGTAAAATCTCAGGAATAA
- a CDS encoding NAD(P)/FAD-dependent oxidoreductase, giving the protein MYDPLHDNSPGTNEPYPDSYWASMSGIAPKDDGPIIGEHQVDVAIIGAGYTGLSCAYHLASEHGINACVLEANQSAWGCSGRNAGFILKSSGRKSFTQMQAQWGEEVMRGIYNEMAAGAETVNELIDKGIDCEQQTPGYIKVAHKPKKLKELIALAKLQQEMFNYDVEVLSKNEVREQFMDDQNAHGAIRYQDGFGLNPLKLAWGYHKLAREAGAKIHTGSPVTKFSTYRNGYQLTTPQGIVYAKKVVMATNGYTPKGFHPLVSNRTLPVLSQIIVTEPLSEQQIQACNFLTSNVVMDTRALKYYYRKLPDNRILFGGRGAITGKAAEDPFYAQRLLKVLKTSFPSLQNLSYQYAWSGWICMSLDDIPHIHHNPEQDIFYAMGYCGAGVSFSAQAGKRLAQKVAGQKMADLPIFSRHLPKFPFAPLRRVGQWGYFQYGQVKDKYF; this is encoded by the coding sequence ATGTACGATCCTTTACATGATAACTCCCCTGGTACCAATGAGCCTTACCCAGATAGCTATTGGGCAAGCATGTCAGGTATTGCACCGAAAGACGATGGCCCGATTATCGGCGAACATCAAGTTGATGTCGCTATTATTGGCGCGGGTTATACAGGGTTATCGTGTGCATATCATTTAGCTAGTGAACACGGCATTAATGCTTGCGTGCTAGAAGCAAACCAAAGTGCGTGGGGCTGCAGCGGCCGTAATGCAGGCTTTATCTTAAAATCTTCTGGTCGAAAGTCTTTCACCCAAATGCAAGCACAATGGGGCGAAGAGGTGATGCGAGGTATCTATAATGAGATGGCCGCTGGTGCAGAAACAGTTAATGAATTAATTGATAAAGGAATTGATTGCGAGCAGCAAACTCCCGGCTATATTAAGGTGGCGCATAAGCCGAAGAAGCTGAAAGAACTCATCGCGCTGGCTAAACTGCAGCAAGAAATGTTCAATTATGACGTGGAAGTTTTATCAAAAAATGAGGTGCGCGAGCAGTTTATGGATGATCAAAATGCCCACGGTGCAATCAGATATCAAGACGGTTTTGGGCTAAACCCACTTAAACTGGCTTGGGGTTATCATAAGTTAGCTCGGGAAGCGGGCGCAAAAATCCATACAGGCTCCCCGGTTACGAAATTTTCAACATATAGAAACGGTTATCAACTTACTACACCGCAAGGGATTGTTTACGCAAAGAAAGTCGTGATGGCGACCAATGGCTATACACCAAAAGGATTTCACCCTTTAGTCAGTAACCGTACGTTGCCTGTGTTGTCGCAAATAATTGTGACCGAGCCACTTTCTGAGCAACAAATTCAGGCCTGTAATTTCTTGACCTCGAATGTGGTCATGGACACACGAGCACTGAAATATTATTACCGAAAACTGCCGGACAACCGGATTTTGTTTGGTGGACGCGGTGCAATTACAGGTAAAGCGGCTGAAGATCCTTTTTATGCGCAGCGATTGCTCAAAGTGCTTAAAACCAGTTTTCCTTCCTTACAAAATTTATCCTATCAATACGCTTGGTCAGGCTGGATTTGCATGTCATTAGATGACATACCTCATATTCATCATAATCCAGAACAAGACATCTTTTATGCTATGGGCTATTGCGGTGCAGGCGTTTCATTCTCAGCCCAAGCAGGTAAGCGACTAGCCCAGAAAGTTGCTGGACAAAAAATGGCAGACTTACCTATTTTTTCAAGGCATCTTCCGAAATTTCCGTTTGCGCCATTACGTCGTGTCGGGCAGTGGGGGTATTTCCAATACGGGCAAGTTAAAGACAAATATTTTTAA
- the thrC gene encoding threonine synthase yields the protein MQFYNLKENDEVVSFAQAVKQGLGKNQGLFFPEKMPAFDDIESLLALPFVERSVKVLAPFVQGSLSEKELSSIVTNAFNFPAQIQPISEHRAILELFHGPTLAFKDFGARFMAQCLQTFSKDKKITILTATSGDTGAAVAHAFHGLANIRVVILYPKGKISLLQEKMFTTLGDNIETIAIDGTFDDCQALVKDAFNDKELAQTIGLNSANSINISRLLAQVCYYFEAVAQLTRQKSKQNLGDLVVSVPSGNFGNLTAGLLGKALGLPIKRFIAATNANDTVPRYLSTGDWEPHETIATISNAMDVSNPNNWPRVEHMIKSGLVEGCVSAQSVDEEETQITMIQLAKLGYISEPHAAVAYKALQDCEDNEFGVFLGTAHPAKFKEVVENTLGQPIGLPKELADCAGEPILSIDMAADFAQLRDYLMSAK from the coding sequence GTGCAGTTTTATAATTTAAAAGAAAATGATGAAGTCGTCAGTTTTGCGCAAGCCGTAAAACAAGGACTAGGTAAGAATCAAGGGTTGTTTTTTCCAGAAAAAATGCCTGCTTTTGATGACATCGAAAGTTTACTGGCGCTACCCTTTGTTGAGCGCAGTGTGAAAGTACTCGCTCCGTTTGTTCAAGGCAGTTTAAGTGAAAAAGAGTTGAGTAGCATTGTCACTAATGCATTCAACTTTCCCGCACAAATTCAGCCGATCAGTGAACATCGTGCGATATTGGAATTGTTTCATGGACCAACCTTAGCGTTTAAAGACTTTGGTGCTCGTTTTATGGCGCAATGCTTACAAACGTTTAGTAAAGATAAAAAAATAACCATACTCACGGCAACCTCGGGTGATACTGGAGCTGCTGTAGCACATGCATTTCACGGCCTAGCCAATATCCGTGTGGTGATTTTATACCCGAAAGGCAAGATCAGTTTATTACAAGAGAAAATGTTCACCACCTTAGGTGATAACATTGAAACGATCGCAATCGACGGCACGTTTGATGATTGCCAAGCTTTAGTCAAAGATGCTTTTAATGACAAAGAGCTTGCCCAAACCATTGGATTAAATTCAGCCAATTCTATCAATATCAGTCGTTTGCTGGCCCAAGTTTGTTATTATTTTGAAGCGGTGGCGCAGTTAACAAGGCAGAAATCAAAGCAGAATTTAGGCGATCTGGTTGTCTCTGTACCAAGTGGTAACTTTGGCAACCTTACCGCGGGTTTGTTGGGTAAAGCATTGGGTTTACCAATCAAACGTTTTATTGCTGCTACTAACGCAAATGACACGGTACCACGGTACCTTTCAACGGGTGACTGGGAGCCGCATGAAACTATTGCGACGATATCTAATGCTATGGATGTTAGTAACCCAAATAACTGGCCCCGTGTTGAGCATATGATCAAATCTGGCTTAGTTGAAGGTTGCGTCAGCGCACAATCAGTAGACGAAGAAGAAACACAGATCACAATGATCCAATTAGCCAAATTAGGCTATATCAGTGAGCCTCATGCCGCTGTTGCTTATAAAGCATTGCAAGATTGTGAAGACAATGAATTTGGCGTCTTCTTGGGCACTGCTCATCCGGCCAAATTTAAAGAGGTGGTAGAAAATACTTTAGGGCAGCCGATTGGTTTGCCAAAAGAGTTGGCCGACTGTGCGGGTGAGCCGATATTGTCGATTGATATGGCAGCAGATTTTGCTCAATTGCGTGATTACTTGATGTCTGCCAAGTAG
- a CDS encoding substrate-binding periplasmic protein, which yields MLLSAELTATEVQTNELSMLSDDGPPHMIAASNSGIDIDITREILNSMGYKVTLDFMPLARGKSQVQLKYADLFLPTFYQQDSEQLFYSDAIIEYRPVILSLKKNQFSLNELSDADGKKILTFQGATGYFGEEFVKLSKGKGYRELADMSKFPELLLWGRYDLVVLDYYIFYYFLKRYCQSDSIDEDRHDEAQITKLRYCRQEIEEHNLLLAVSAHVGFNDAKLRNDFNKALERYKRAKIPQKVIKKYIGSR from the coding sequence TTGCTTCTTTCTGCAGAATTAACTGCGACGGAAGTACAAACCAATGAGCTATCGATGCTGAGCGATGATGGCCCACCGCATATGATTGCGGCGTCAAATAGCGGTATTGATATCGATATTACCCGTGAAATTTTAAATAGTATGGGATATAAAGTGACATTGGATTTCATGCCACTTGCCCGTGGAAAAAGCCAAGTGCAATTAAAATATGCGGATCTTTTTTTGCCAACCTTTTATCAGCAAGACTCCGAACAACTGTTTTATTCCGACGCCATCATCGAATATCGTCCTGTGATATTGAGCCTAAAAAAAAATCAATTTAGTTTGAATGAATTATCTGATGCAGATGGTAAGAAAATCCTAACGTTTCAAGGGGCTACAGGATACTTTGGTGAAGAGTTTGTCAAGTTGTCAAAGGGAAAAGGCTATAGAGAGCTGGCTGACATGTCTAAGTTTCCAGAATTGTTGTTGTGGGGGCGCTATGATCTCGTCGTGCTTGATTATTATATTTTCTATTATTTTCTAAAAAGGTACTGTCAATCAGACTCAATCGACGAAGATAGGCATGATGAGGCTCAAATCACTAAGTTGCGTTATTGCAGACAAGAAATTGAAGAGCATAATTTACTATTAGCCGTTTCAGCTCATGTAGGATTTAATGATGCCAAGTTGAGGAACGATTTTAACAAAGCGCTAGAACGCTATAAAAGAGCTAAAATACCTCAAAAAGTGATCAAAAAGTATATAGGCTCGCGATAA
- a CDS encoding Ig-like domain-containing protein, with amino-acid sequence MKKLYAAMMFAGIFLLSACNGSSGENDSSPAPTPIASSVSLALYDANGVAKQSFSSDETITLTATVRDDNNTPIAGRAVAFNADIGVLSVTSKLTDSRGEATITLTNSTFAVGAGSATATANDISSTIDYEFLSIGSTNPPSISTEIRLDGVLINQFKTSEQVQISATLIDHNNQPVAGEIIAFTADIGELATATALTNEQGTANVVLTGNGDIGAGVLTANINDSTSVTPSRVNYEILADDAVIIDEGIRIGHFDGNDFIEGKIKLSIDDNTISAGGTLGLSVDLTNNNGELINTPTPVSFTSNCVQSQHAGIDETVLSIKGKATSTYEDIDCAGVSGSDDVIVASITVNGVTSVASETISITGEELGSIEFISAEPTSIVLKGTGGQGKQETSILTFQVKSALGNPLAQQAVSFILDTNAGGIELTPMSGLTNSQGMITTIVKAGTVPTAVRVTARSTMTIGNDTIDVQTQSDLLSINTGLPEQSSMTISTSIVNPEAYDFNDATALITAQLADNFNNPVPDGTTVNFTAEGGTIGSTCITVNGACSVDWISSNPKPDNHRITVLATASGHETFFESNGNNFFDDDDGVAHQEKSVSSGAARITPMASGFIDMSEAWRDDDEDDAYDDGEKYIDFNNDKTFSAPDGLFNGPQCQGALCAPEGTNEIHVRKSLVMIMSSTAALVRLVNANTNTVYVDNNAGINGSLPDIADGSSLALRFEFADTALQTLPMGTSIRVSIDGGELKGTTSYDVGNTGANGYKSVSFLITNASGGDPETASLLVSITTPRSQEVFYINEFVDLL; translated from the coding sequence ATGAAAAAGCTCTACGCAGCAATGATGTTTGCTGGGATATTTTTATTGAGCGCATGTAATGGAAGCTCGGGGGAAAATGATAGCTCCCCAGCACCAACCCCCATTGCCTCTTCTGTTTCTCTTGCTCTTTATGATGCTAATGGCGTTGCCAAGCAAAGTTTTTCATCCGATGAAACGATAACACTGACTGCCACCGTTCGTGATGACAACAATACTCCCATTGCTGGACGTGCCGTTGCTTTTAACGCTGATATTGGAGTTCTATCTGTTACCAGTAAACTTACTGACAGTCGCGGTGAAGCGACTATCACCTTAACCAACAGCACATTTGCCGTCGGCGCAGGCTCTGCGACGGCCACCGCCAATGACATATCATCAACGATTGATTATGAGTTTTTATCTATCGGTAGTACTAATCCACCAAGTATTAGTACTGAAATTCGATTAGACGGCGTACTAATCAATCAGTTTAAAACTAGCGAGCAGGTACAAATTTCTGCTACCTTGATTGATCATAATAACCAACCAGTGGCAGGTGAAATTATTGCCTTTACTGCTGATATTGGTGAGCTTGCTACCGCCACCGCATTGACCAATGAACAAGGTACTGCCAATGTTGTGCTAACAGGCAATGGAGATATTGGTGCAGGCGTATTAACCGCCAACATTAATGACTCAACCTCAGTGACGCCAAGTCGCGTTAATTATGAAATTCTTGCGGATGACGCTGTCATCATTGATGAGGGTATTCGCATAGGGCATTTTGATGGAAATGATTTTATCGAAGGAAAAATAAAATTATCAATCGATGACAATACCATTAGCGCTGGCGGTACCTTAGGATTAAGCGTTGACCTAACCAATAACAATGGCGAATTAATTAACACGCCAACCCCTGTTTCTTTTACATCAAACTGTGTTCAATCACAGCATGCCGGTATTGATGAAACCGTACTAAGTATTAAAGGTAAGGCAACATCAACTTATGAAGATATCGACTGTGCTGGCGTTAGTGGTAGTGATGACGTCATCGTGGCCTCAATTACCGTAAATGGCGTTACCAGTGTTGCTTCAGAAACCATTTCTATTACCGGTGAAGAACTTGGCTCAATTGAATTTATATCCGCCGAGCCAACTTCCATTGTATTAAAAGGTACTGGTGGTCAAGGCAAACAAGAAACATCCATTCTGACTTTCCAAGTCAAGAGTGCGTTAGGTAACCCATTGGCGCAACAAGCGGTGAGCTTTATATTGGACACCAATGCCGGTGGTATAGAATTAACGCCAATGTCAGGGCTAACTAATAGCCAAGGCATGATCACTACTATTGTTAAAGCAGGAACAGTGCCTACTGCTGTACGCGTGACTGCTCGGTCGACCATGACCATAGGTAACGACACAATCGATGTGCAAACCCAATCGGATTTATTATCAATAAATACCGGTTTACCAGAGCAAAGCTCAATGACGATATCAACCAGTATTGTCAACCCAGAAGCCTATGATTTTAACGATGCAACCGCATTGATAACAGCGCAATTAGCCGACAACTTCAATAACCCTGTACCTGACGGTACTACGGTAAATTTCACTGCTGAAGGTGGCACTATCGGCAGTACTTGTATTACAGTCAATGGCGCCTGCTCAGTCGATTGGATCAGTTCAAACCCCAAGCCTGACAATCATCGCATCACCGTTTTAGCAACCGCCTCTGGCCATGAAACCTTTTTTGAGTCAAACGGGAATAACTTTTTTGATGATGACGATGGTGTAGCACATCAAGAAAAAAGCGTGTCATCAGGTGCAGCGCGCATTACGCCAATGGCATCTGGTTTTATCGATATGAGTGAAGCATGGCGTGATGATGATGAAGACGATGCATACGATGACGGTGAAAAGTACATCGACTTTAATAATGACAAAACCTTTAGCGCACCTGATGGACTTTTCAATGGCCCGCAATGCCAAGGTGCCTTATGTGCACCTGAAGGCACCAATGAAATTCACGTGCGTAAATCACTAGTGATGATCATGTCGAGCACTGCTGCTCTTGTCAGGCTAGTTAACGCAAACACTAATACCGTATACGTTGATAATAATGCAGGCATTAATGGTAGCTTGCCAGATATTGCAGACGGCAGTTCACTTGCCTTGCGTTTTGAATTTGCCGATACCGCATTACAAACATTGCCTATGGGCACGTCAATAAGAGTATCTATTGACGGTGGTGAACTAAAAGGCACAACAAGTTACGATGTTGGTAACACAGGAGCCAATGGTTATAAATCAGTGAGCTTTTTGATAACCAATGCCTCTGGCGGTGACCCAGAAACCGCCAGTTTATTAGTCAGTATCACCACCCCGCGTTCACAAGAAGTATTCTACATCAACGAGTTTGTTGACTTGTTATAA
- a CDS encoding DUF2164 domain-containing protein has product MNNISFTTEQTEQLKTLLQQYFERELDQDLGDFDADFLLDFIKEKMGVHFYNQGLRDAQAVLMSKVDDITEAIEEIEHVTDF; this is encoded by the coding sequence ATGAACAATATTTCCTTTACAACAGAGCAAACCGAACAGCTCAAAACTTTACTTCAGCAATATTTCGAGCGTGAACTTGACCAAGATTTAGGTGACTTTGATGCCGATTTTTTACTGGATTTCATTAAAGAAAAAATGGGCGTACATTTTTACAATCAAGGACTAAGGGATGCCCAAGCGGTCTTAATGTCCAAAGTAGACGATATTACCGAAGCCATCGAAGAGATAGAACACGTAACTGATTTTTAA
- a CDS encoding D-2-hydroxyacid dehydrogenase, with amino-acid sequence MRAVFLDTQTFSSQIPFSNIAKQLDVLECFPITQPEDVIKRCLGFDVVITNKVVLTDEIISALPDLKLICVAATGTNNVDILSAKAQGVAVTNAAGYAGPSVAQYIMAQLLNYYQNIHHHHKNVVDGLWQQSETFCFLGNPIEELSGKTLGLVGYGHIAKHLENIAKAFDMKVLISEHKHADVIRSGRIAFNDMLTQSDIISLHCPLNQDTDQLITHDSFKRMKPTAVLVNTARGQIIDTEALKTALINKEIGYAIIDVLVQEPPRSNELLLQNDISNISVTAHIAWASQQAQQRLISIIADNIKAYQLNQVLNRVI; translated from the coding sequence ATGCGCGCCGTTTTTCTTGATACTCAAACTTTTAGCAGCCAAATACCCTTTTCCAACATTGCTAAGCAACTTGATGTACTGGAGTGTTTTCCTATTACACAACCCGAAGACGTTATTAAACGATGTTTAGGTTTTGACGTGGTGATCACGAATAAAGTGGTATTAACTGACGAAATTATAAGCGCATTGCCCGATTTGAAGTTAATTTGTGTTGCTGCAACAGGCACGAACAATGTTGATATTTTGTCCGCAAAAGCACAAGGAGTCGCGGTCACTAATGCCGCAGGCTACGCAGGACCATCAGTTGCACAATATATTATGGCTCAGCTCCTCAATTATTATCAAAACATACACCATCACCATAAAAATGTTGTTGATGGCTTGTGGCAACAAAGCGAGACGTTTTGTTTTCTCGGTAACCCTATCGAAGAATTATCAGGAAAAACACTAGGTTTAGTTGGTTACGGGCATATTGCCAAACACTTGGAAAATATTGCCAAGGCTTTCGATATGAAAGTGCTCATTAGCGAACATAAGCATGCGGATGTTATTAGAAGTGGACGTATTGCTTTTAATGACATGCTGACTCAGTCGGACATCATTTCTTTACATTGCCCATTGAACCAAGATACTGATCAGCTTATCACTCACGACAGTTTTAAGCGGATGAAACCAACAGCGGTGTTGGTTAATACCGCACGAGGGCAAATCATTGATACTGAGGCATTGAAAACAGCTTTGATAAATAAAGAAATCGGCTATGCAATTATAGATGTTTTAGTGCAGGAACCGCCTCGTTCAAATGAACTTCTACTACAGAATGATATCAGCAACATTAGCGTCACAGCTCACATTGCTTGGGCGAGTCAGCAAGCTCAGCAACGGCTGATTTCAATCATTGCCGACAACATCAAAGCGTATCAGCTTAATCAAGTTTTAAATAGGGTCATATGA